A window from Sinorhizobium fredii encodes these proteins:
- the miaA gene encoding tRNA (adenosine(37)-N6)-dimethylallyltransferase MiaA gives MMKNLERDLDAILITGPTASGKSALAVALAKRHGGVVVNADSMQVYDTLKVLTARPDEPEIGGIAHFLYGHVPAGRLYSTGAWLRDAEVLVERLRGEGRLPVFVGGTGLYFKALTGGLADMPDIPPAIRQRLRQRLTVEGAAALHAELERSDRQAAAQLRPEDGQRIVRALEVVEATGKPIRHYQQMRGPVIVDPDRARKIVVLPERSLLHSRIDRRFEAMLASGAVEEVQALLALKLSPDMPVMKAIGVQQIAAMLRGEMREAEVISTGAAATRQYAKRQMTWFRNQLDDSWQRIAQPDEVL, from the coding sequence ATGATGAAAAACCTTGAACGAGATCTGGACGCGATCCTGATAACCGGGCCGACCGCCAGCGGCAAGTCCGCGCTTGCGGTGGCGCTGGCGAAGCGGCACGGCGGCGTGGTGGTCAATGCCGACAGCATGCAGGTCTACGATACCTTGAAGGTGCTGACCGCGCGTCCCGACGAGCCCGAGATAGGCGGCATCGCGCATTTTCTCTACGGCCATGTGCCGGCCGGGCGTCTCTACTCCACCGGCGCCTGGCTGCGGGACGCCGAGGTCTTGGTCGAGAGACTGCGCGGCGAGGGCAGGTTGCCCGTTTTCGTCGGCGGCACGGGCCTCTATTTCAAGGCGCTGACCGGTGGGCTGGCGGACATGCCCGACATTCCGCCGGCGATCCGGCAGCGGCTGCGACAGCGGCTGACGGTCGAAGGGGCTGCCGCACTCCACGCCGAGCTCGAGCGCAGCGACAGGCAGGCGGCGGCACAATTGCGGCCTGAAGACGGCCAACGGATCGTCCGCGCACTCGAGGTCGTCGAGGCGACCGGCAAGCCGATTCGTCACTATCAGCAGATGCGCGGCCCGGTGATTGTCGATCCGGACCGAGCCCGGAAAATCGTCGTACTGCCCGAACGGTCGCTTCTTCACAGCCGGATCGATCGGCGCTTCGAGGCGATGCTCGCTAGCGGCGCGGTCGAGGAGGTGCAGGCGCTCCTGGCGCTGAAGCTTTCGCCGGACATGCCGGTGATGAAAGCAATCGGCGTGCAGCAGATCGCCGCGATGCTGAGGGGCGAGATGAGGGAGGCGGAGGTGATCTCCACGGGCGCGGCGGCGACCCGGCAATATGCCAAGCGCCAGATGACCTGGTTCCGCAACCAGCTCGATGACAGCTGGCAGCGGATCGCGCAGCCAGACGAAGTTCTCTAG
- a CDS encoding Do family serine endopeptidase, translated as MSKRPKIFRGLVLAAATALLFSNTALAETALPRPAAGPPSVADLAESLLDAVVNISISQNVKADDDNAPMPQVPEGSPHQEFFDEFFKGQGGEGGRPRTVNSLGSGFIIDPSGYIVTNNHVIQDADDIEINLSDGTRLKAKLVGNDTKTDLAVLKVEPKKPLKAVSFGDSRKIRIGDWVMVVGNPFGLGVSVSVGVVSARGRNINAGPYDSFIQTDAAINRGNSGGPLFNMQGEVIGINTAILSQTGMSVGIGFAVPTELAMNVVNQLKEFGETRRGWLGVRIQPVTDDIAESLKMDAPQGALVSGIIEGGPITKGEIKAGDIIIRFDGTAIGEMRDLMRAVGESPVGKAVEVVIIRDGKEQTVRVTLGRLEDGEHLAAAGAGGELKKESAKPSEPPAATLPATDVVLGMKLAVLDADRRKSFGIAENVSGVVVTEVQPNSPAAERRVEAGDVIVEVGQEAMDSPEDVTSRVGELKADGRRNALLMIASKTGELRFVTVRME; from the coding sequence TTGTCGAAACGACCCAAGATCTTCCGCGGCCTGGTGTTGGCGGCTGCGACGGCACTGCTCTTTTCCAATACGGCTCTTGCCGAAACGGCGCTGCCGCGGCCGGCGGCCGGGCCGCCCTCGGTCGCCGATCTCGCCGAAAGCCTGCTCGATGCCGTGGTCAACATCTCCATCTCGCAGAACGTCAAGGCCGACGATGACAATGCGCCGATGCCGCAGGTGCCGGAGGGTTCGCCGCATCAGGAATTCTTCGACGAATTCTTCAAAGGGCAGGGCGGCGAGGGCGGGCGCCCGCGTACGGTCAACTCGCTTGGCTCCGGCTTCATCATCGATCCGTCCGGCTATATCGTCACCAACAATCACGTCATCCAAGATGCCGACGATATCGAGATCAATCTCTCCGACGGCACGCGGCTGAAGGCGAAGCTGGTCGGCAACGATACCAAGACCGATCTGGCGGTGCTGAAAGTCGAGCCGAAGAAGCCGCTAAAGGCGGTGTCCTTCGGCGATTCACGAAAGATCAGGATCGGCGATTGGGTCATGGTCGTCGGCAACCCCTTCGGCCTCGGCGTGTCCGTCTCCGTCGGCGTGGTTTCGGCGCGCGGCCGCAATATCAATGCCGGACCCTATGATAGCTTCATCCAGACCGATGCCGCCATCAACCGCGGCAATTCCGGCGGGCCGCTGTTCAACATGCAGGGCGAGGTGATCGGCATCAACACCGCGATCCTGTCGCAGACCGGCATGTCGGTCGGCATCGGCTTTGCGGTGCCGACCGAGCTTGCGATGAACGTCGTCAACCAGCTCAAGGAGTTCGGCGAGACGCGGCGCGGCTGGCTCGGCGTGCGCATTCAGCCGGTCACCGACGATATCGCCGAGAGCCTGAAGATGGACGCGCCGCAAGGAGCGCTGGTTTCCGGCATCATCGAGGGAGGCCCGATTACCAAGGGCGAGATCAAGGCGGGCGACATCATCATCCGCTTCGACGGAACGGCGATCGGCGAAATGCGCGATCTCATGCGTGCCGTCGGCGAAAGCCCGGTCGGCAAGGCCGTCGAGGTCGTAATCATCCGGGACGGCAAGGAGCAGACGGTGCGCGTGACGCTTGGTCGACTCGAGGATGGCGAACACCTGGCGGCCGCCGGAGCTGGCGGGGAACTGAAAAAAGAGAGCGCCAAGCCGAGCGAGCCGCCGGCCGCCACGTTGCCGGCGACGGACGTCGTCCTTGGCATGAAGCTCGCGGTGCTCGACGCCGATCGCCGCAAGAGCTTTGGCATCGCCGAGAATGTCAGCGGCGTCGTCGTGACCGAGGTCCAGCCGAACTCGCCCGCCGCCGAGCGCCGCGTCGAGGCGGGAGACGTCATTGTCGAGGTCGGTCAGGAGGCAATGGACTCGCCGGAAGACGTCACCTCCCGCGTCGGCGAACTGAAGGCCGACGGCCGCCGCAACGCATTGCTGATGATCGCCAGCAAGACCGGCGAGCTGCGTTTCGTGACGGTGCGGATGGAGTAG
- the serB gene encoding phosphoserine phosphatase SerB, which translates to MALVATLIANPSNPVLTPALAEAAAAAVEASGLYWLADGVACDLALKDGTDPIEAEARLRDTMDGAAVDVAVQDAETRRKKFLIADMDSTMIGQECIDELAAEVGLKEKVAAITARAMNGEIAFEPALIERVALLKGLPATVIAEVIAKRITLTPGGRELIATMKAKGHYTALVSGGFTVFTGPIAEKLGFDENRANELLEENGALTGEVARPILGKQAKVDALIDITERLGISTADAIAVGDGANDLGMLQLAGSGVALHAKPVVAEQAKIRIDHGDLSALLYLQGYRKTDFVT; encoded by the coding sequence ATGGCTCTCGTTGCCACGCTTATCGCCAATCCGTCAAATCCCGTTCTCACCCCCGCGCTGGCTGAGGCGGCGGCCGCAGCCGTTGAGGCATCAGGGCTTTACTGGCTGGCCGATGGCGTTGCCTGCGACCTTGCGCTAAAGGACGGCACGGATCCAATTGAAGCCGAAGCGCGGCTGCGGGACACGATGGATGGAGCCGCCGTCGACGTCGCCGTGCAGGATGCCGAGACGCGCCGAAAGAAATTTCTCATCGCCGACATGGATTCAACCATGATTGGCCAGGAATGCATCGACGAACTCGCCGCGGAAGTCGGGCTGAAGGAAAAGGTTGCCGCGATAACTGCCCGCGCCATGAACGGCGAGATCGCCTTCGAACCGGCGCTGATCGAACGCGTGGCGCTCCTGAAAGGCTTGCCGGCCACGGTCATTGCCGAAGTGATCGCCAAGCGCATCACACTGACGCCCGGCGGACGCGAGCTGATCGCCACCATGAAGGCAAAGGGCCACTATACGGCGCTCGTTTCCGGCGGCTTCACCGTTTTTACCGGTCCGATCGCCGAAAAGCTCGGCTTCGATGAAAACCGTGCCAACGAGCTTCTGGAAGAGAACGGAGCACTGACCGGCGAGGTCGCCCGGCCGATCCTCGGCAAGCAAGCCAAGGTCGACGCGCTGATCGACATCACGGAACGGCTCGGCATCTCGACGGCGGACGCGATCGCCGTCGGCGACGGCGCCAACGATCTCGGCATGCTGCAGCTTGCAGGCAGCGGCGTGGCGCTGCACGCCAAGCCGGTCGTTGCCGAACAGGCGAAGATCCGGATCGATCATGGCGATCTCTCCGCCCTCCTCTATCTCCAGGGCTATCGCAAGACGGATTTTGTGACGTGA
- a CDS encoding GNAT family N-acetyltransferase gives MIIGKTERLIIRNWREGDRDLFAEINSDPKVMEFFPFRRDRAAADALFDRNAGTIAETGFGFFALALRDGDVPIGFCGLARTHLEPHLPDGTVEIGWRLAVSYWRKGYVTEAALALVDLGFGERDLGEIVSFAVATNARSIAVMRRIGMRPDPSRDFDHPGVPHTHQPLKRHVLYTITADEWRLGAKTPN, from the coding sequence GTGATCATCGGCAAGACCGAGCGCCTCATCATCCGCAACTGGCGCGAGGGCGATCGCGATCTCTTCGCCGAGATCAACAGCGATCCGAAGGTGATGGAATTTTTTCCGTTTCGACGTGACCGGGCGGCGGCCGATGCGCTGTTCGACCGCAATGCCGGCACCATCGCCGAGACGGGCTTCGGCTTCTTCGCGCTTGCGCTGCGCGACGGCGACGTGCCGATCGGCTTCTGCGGGCTGGCCCGCACCCATCTTGAGCCGCATCTGCCCGACGGCACAGTCGAAATCGGCTGGCGCCTTGCCGTTTCCTATTGGCGCAAAGGCTACGTCACCGAGGCAGCGCTGGCGCTTGTAGACCTCGGTTTCGGTGAAAGGGATCTCGGCGAGATCGTCTCCTTCGCGGTGGCGACGAATGCCCGGTCGATCGCCGTGATGAGGCGCATCGGCATGCGGCCGGACCCATCTCGCGACTTCGATCATCCGGGCGTGCCCCACACGCATCAGCCTCTGAAGCGCCACGTGCTTTACACGATCACAGCGGACGAATGGAGGCTGGGCGCAAAGACACCGAACTGA
- a CDS encoding nuclear transport factor 2 family protein — MDEILRSFFNRYESMANRVLAREMDVAETTFAFASDFIAASPAGVMAGKNDQSLKASMEKGYARYREIGTKELKIRDLKTTPIDPLHSLVRVDWRSVYEADGRPDVVIDFEVHYLVQLRNGEPKIFGWVSGDEEAVLREHGIG, encoded by the coding sequence ATGGATGAAATCCTTCGTAGCTTTTTCAATCGCTACGAGAGCATGGCAAACCGCGTGCTCGCCAGGGAAATGGACGTAGCCGAGACGACCTTCGCCTTCGCATCCGATTTCATCGCCGCCTCACCGGCGGGCGTCATGGCGGGGAAGAACGACCAGAGCCTCAAAGCGTCGATGGAAAAGGGTTACGCCCGCTACAGGGAAATCGGCACGAAGGAGCTGAAGATCCGCGACCTCAAGACAACGCCGATCGACCCGCTGCATTCGCTCGTCCGCGTCGACTGGCGGTCCGTCTATGAGGCCGATGGGCGACCCGATGTAGTCATCGATTTCGAGGTCCACTATCTTGTCCAGCTGCGCAATGGAGAGCCGAAGATCTTCGGCTGGGTGAGCGGCGACGAAGAGGCCGTGCTCCGGGAACACGGCATCGGCTGA